From Methanococcus maripaludis, the proteins below share one genomic window:
- a CDS encoding nucleotidyltransferase family protein, with the protein MEDEIKSFEKDRKLIIEDSKNSKNNIFEVQKLIEALKDEKNLKNIVVDFTEYNPLHNGHKYCMDFGKSEGLFISVIPGPLERSGRGIPYLVNRHIRAEMALLAGADLVVEGPPMGIMGSGQYMQCLIKIFSALNGDIIPRGYIEEETMERVINSINNGHHIKIKPYNISCIETCEKLGEKLEIDNYVIASMSYTMYRLKENFPKWNPKFKFIERIEGISGTKIREGVFNNNFESIKHMLPKTTIDVFKSFGDNLSEIILKRNEQMVLDTVNNFDLSRYLPENISEKLNEKEYYESIEEIKECIPRGFSKNNIERTISKLEARIEKETISKYIENYPANLRILNGINNHE; encoded by the coding sequence ATGGAAGACGAAATAAAATCATTTGAAAAAGATAGAAAGTTGATAATTGAAGACTCGAAAAATTCAAAAAATAACATTTTTGAAGTTCAAAAACTCATTGAAGCATTGAAAGATGAAAAAAACCTAAAAAACATTGTTGTAGACTTTACCGAATATAATCCACTCCATAACGGGCACAAATACTGCATGGATTTTGGAAAAAGTGAAGGTTTGTTTATAAGTGTTATTCCAGGACCCCTTGAAAGAAGTGGACGGGGAATTCCATATTTAGTTAATCGACATATTCGTGCAGAAATGGCACTGCTTGCTGGAGCAGATTTAGTAGTTGAAGGCCCCCCAATGGGAATTATGGGTTCAGGTCAATACATGCAGTGTTTGATAAAGATTTTTTCTGCATTAAATGGAGATATTATTCCAAGAGGATATATTGAAGAAGAAACGATGGAACGGGTAATTAATTCAATAAATAATGGGCATCACATCAAAATAAAACCATATAATATCTCGTGTATTGAAACTTGCGAAAAACTTGGAGAAAAATTGGAAATTGATAACTATGTTATTGCTTCAATGTCCTACACGATGTACCGTTTAAAAGAAAATTTCCCAAAATGGAACCCTAAATTCAAATTTATCGAAAGAATTGAAGGTATAAGTGGAACAAAAATACGAGAAGGAGTTTTTAACAATAATTTTGAATCCATAAAACACATGCTTCCAAAAACCACGATTGATGTCTTTAAATCTTTTGGAGATAATTTATCAGAAATTATTCTAAAAAGAAACGAACAGATGGTCCTTGATACCGTGAATAACTTTGATTTGAGCAGATATCTGCCAGAAAATATTTCAGAAAAATTAAATGAAAAAGAATATTACGAATCGATTGAAGAAATAAAAGAATGTATCCCAAGAGGTTTTTCAAAAAATAACATTGAAAGGACAATCTCAAAATTAGAAGCGAGAATAGAAAAGGAAACTATCTCAAAATACATTGAAAATTATCCGGCAAATTTAAGAATTTTAAACGGGATAAATAATCATGAATAA
- a CDS encoding L-serine ammonia-lyase, iron-sulfur-dependent, subunit alpha, with amino-acid sequence MDDFKRILITKILKNEVTEALGCTEVGLIGYAVSLCNISDPFSIDKIELTLNNGSFKNVYAVGVPNTKKYGILPAVVGGLLGNYKNKLLVFNGINYSQKLEDFIKERLKISVTNGPLYCAVKLKDNSGNTFESLIKDNHLNVLIPKINNEPMNSEITGSEKEKYKNLELLDFLDYLDEIPEEIIQLIEKTIYTNNNLIKGDFLNYGNDCLSNMVNKTTSACNTRMIGENMPAMSVAKSGNMGIMATLPIIAYDCSNEQNQEKLIKSILLSVLVTIYATYKSSYLSSMCGCVSKGGMGAVIGLCYYKNGKNLKKLDSAARTFTANLPGIICDGGKVGCALKLASGCFAAHSSLFLDISYENGIVGKDFKECIENISEISKVMGDLDSDIVKIMSKKES; translated from the coding sequence ATGGATGATTTTAAACGTATTTTAATTACAAAAATATTAAAAAACGAAGTAACAGAAGCTTTAGGCTGTACTGAAGTCGGATTGATTGGTTATGCAGTTTCACTATGTAATATTTCAGACCCATTTTCAATTGATAAAATCGAACTTACACTAAATAACGGCTCTTTTAAAAACGTATACGCTGTCGGAGTTCCAAATACTAAAAAATATGGAATATTGCCTGCAGTTGTTGGCGGACTTTTGGGAAATTATAAAAACAAACTATTGGTTTTTAATGGTATAAATTACAGCCAAAAGTTAGAGGATTTTATTAAAGAACGACTTAAAATAAGCGTAACTAATGGCCCACTTTATTGTGCTGTAAAACTTAAAGATAATTCTGGGAATACTTTTGAATCGTTAATTAAAGACAATCATTTAAACGTTTTAATTCCAAAAATTAACAATGAACCTATGAATTCTGAGATAACTGGTTCTGAAAAAGAAAAATACAAAAATCTTGAACTGTTAGATTTTTTAGACTATCTTGATGAAATTCCAGAAGAAATTATTCAATTGATTGAAAAAACAATTTATACAAATAATAATTTAATCAAAGGCGATTTTTTAAATTATGGAAACGATTGTCTGTCAAATATGGTAAATAAAACAACTTCTGCATGCAACACCCGAATGATTGGTGAAAATATGCCTGCAATGAGTGTTGCAAAAAGTGGTAATATGGGCATAATGGCGACACTTCCAATAATTGCTTATGATTGTTCAAACGAACAAAATCAGGAAAAATTAATAAAATCTATCCTTCTTTCAGTTCTTGTAACAATTTATGCAACATATAAATCGTCTTATCTTTCATCGATGTGTGGCTGTGTAAGTAAAGGTGGAATGGGGGCAGTAATTGGACTCTGCTACTATAAAAACGGTAAAAACCTTAAAAAACTTGATAGTGCAGCAAGAACATTTACTGCAAATTTGCCCGGAATAATATGTGACGGCGGAAAAGTGGGATGTGCATTAAAGCTTGCATCAGGATGCTTTGCAGCGCATTCTTCTCTTTTTTTGGATATATCTTATGAAAATGGGATTGTTGGTAAAGATTTTAAAGAATGCATTGAAAATATTTCAGAGATCAGTAAAGTAATGGGGGATCTCGATTCTGACATTGTAAAAATCATGTCCAAAAAAGAAAGTTAA
- a CDS encoding 4Fe-4S binding protein, with the protein MITVKKPVQKIISDISKNLGIDEKFVKEKLKDLMVPVERNLYVESNKCIRCELCYEVCPVDAIKEPSVKSPAEIIPEKCVKCEICAKTCPVGAINVLEGRAKLEEDTVVYELKEIDVTHRKIRLVKHELDEESCIKCGICERFCPTSAITVEKRNSIDINLDLCMGCTACEKVCPKSAIKVENEMGEITAENEISLNNDTCINCMVCSEICPVGAIVYEDGLMKLDDKMCIFCGKCEKNCPVTAIAIKQKDM; encoded by the coding sequence ATGATAACCGTAAAAAAACCAGTCCAAAAAATCATCTCAGATATTTCAAAAAATCTTGGAATTGATGAAAAATTTGTAAAAGAAAAATTAAAGGATTTAATGGTGCCTGTTGAAAGGAATTTATACGTAGAATCCAACAAATGTATTAGATGCGAGCTTTGCTACGAAGTTTGTCCTGTTGATGCGATAAAAGAACCAAGCGTTAAAAGCCCTGCTGAAATAATCCCTGAAAAATGTGTAAAATGTGAAATATGTGCCAAAACATGTCCCGTTGGTGCAATCAATGTATTAGAAGGTCGTGCAAAATTAGAAGAGGATACCGTAGTTTACGAATTAAAAGAAATTGACGTAACCCATAGAAAAATAAGGTTGGTAAAACACGAACTCGATGAAGAATCATGCATAAAATGCGGAATTTGCGAAAGATTCTGTCCAACTTCTGCAATAACCGTTGAAAAAAGAAACAGCATTGACATAAATCTAGACCTCTGCATGGGGTGTACTGCTTGCGAAAAAGTATGTCCAAAATCGGCGATAAAAGTTGAAAACGAAATGGGCGAAATAACGGCTGAAAATGAAATATCTTTAAATAATGACACCTGCATTAACTGTATGGTATGCAGTGAAATATGTCCCGTTGGTGCGATAGTTTACGAGGATGGATTAATGAAATTGGATGATAAAATGTGCATATTCTGCGGAAAATGTGAGAAAAATTGTCCTGTAACTGCGATAGCGATTAAACAAAAAGATATGTAG
- the pfdA gene encoding prefoldin subunit alpha, with product MNEELQNQFMALDVYNQQVDKLKEELSNIDMMIMELLRSIESMESMKTSKEILLPLGAGAFVKAEAQNPEKIVLSVGVDVLLEKNVDDVIIDFQKSIEELEKTKELVNSQIQKTSQEIVKLRSELEKRAAAIEQRSAQMNPKTN from the coding sequence ATGAACGAAGAACTTCAAAATCAATTTATGGCACTTGACGTTTACAACCAACAGGTTGATAAACTTAAAGAAGAACTTTCAAACATTGATATGATGATAATGGAACTTTTGAGATCCATTGAATCCATGGAAAGTATGAAAACATCCAAAGAAATTTTATTACCTCTAGGTGCTGGTGCATTTGTAAAAGCAGAAGCTCAAAACCCTGAAAAAATCGTTCTTTCAGTCGGAGTAGACGTTTTACTTGAAAAGAATGTAGATGATGTAATAATAGATTTCCAAAAAAGTATTGAAGAACTCGAAAAAACAAAAGAACTCGTAAATTCTCAAATCCAAAAAACAAGTCAGGAAATTGTAAAATTAAGATCTGAACTTGAAAAAAGAGCTGCTGCAATTGAACAGAGAAGCGCTCAAATGAATCCTAAAACAAACTAA
- a CDS encoding 4Fe-4S binding protein has product MSSSIWYLYEFVRKKWFMRFTNAKSEKESFIPPERFRKIPVIFDLPEKCISCSACKESCPSDAISMEFNEEFKKEMPVFDAGSCINCGNCVESCPTNVLEMGTLRKEAKELLWNVPKIINLLIDEEICVSCGTCENACPVDAISHNNTGLYEIDVNICVSCKNCLKVCPVENAIVTYDEPGLSEKIEIAQNTKFDRERLGSDFKEESDVIAEIPRIVPSLCIGCGNCVDVCPGSIDLERLKVTSCIKSGKCLEVCPTTAIRIGVPEKITKRTAECYIVDEEKCIGCRICYRACNVPEAILISKETNLPYINPEYCVRCGLCQNACPVDAIDYLKTETSEDLYSKRKIRDEFESILHSDLEEFTKNYVLLKEEVKNLGKQSISEENIGEKRKDD; this is encoded by the coding sequence ATGTCATCATCCATTTGGTACCTTTACGAGTTCGTAAGAAAAAAATGGTTTATGAGATTTACGAACGCCAAATCTGAAAAAGAAAGTTTTATTCCACCAGAAAGATTTAGAAAAATTCCGGTAATTTTTGATTTACCCGAGAAATGTATAAGTTGCAGTGCATGTAAAGAATCCTGCCCTTCTGATGCAATTTCAATGGAATTTAACGAAGAATTTAAAAAAGAAATGCCCGTATTTGATGCAGGTTCATGTATAAACTGTGGAAACTGCGTTGAATCTTGCCCAACAAATGTTTTAGAGATGGGAACCCTTCGAAAAGAAGCAAAAGAACTTTTGTGGAATGTTCCAAAAATCATCAACTTATTAATTGATGAGGAAATCTGCGTAAGCTGTGGAACTTGTGAAAATGCGTGCCCAGTTGATGCAATTTCTCACAACAATACTGGACTCTATGAAATAGACGTTAACATTTGTGTAAGCTGTAAAAATTGCCTTAAAGTATGCCCTGTGGAAAATGCAATTGTTACATACGATGAACCGGGACTTTCTGAAAAAATAGAAATTGCACAAAATACTAAATTTGACCGGGAAAGACTTGGAAGTGATTTTAAAGAAGAAAGCGACGTAATAGCCGAAATTCCTAGGATCGTTCCAAGTTTATGTATTGGTTGCGGAAACTGTGTTGATGTTTGTCCTGGTTCAATAGACCTTGAAAGACTTAAAGTTACATCCTGCATAAAATCCGGAAAATGTCTTGAAGTGTGTCCAACAACCGCGATAAGGATCGGAGTTCCTGAAAAAATTACGAAAAGAACTGCTGAGTGCTACATTGTTGATGAAGAAAAATGTATCGGCTGTAGAATTTGTTATAGGGCATGTAATGTTCCTGAAGCAATTTTAATATCTAAAGAAACCAATTTACCGTACATTAATCCGGAATACTGTGTAAGATGCGGATTATGTCAAAATGCATGTCCTGTTGATGCAATTGATTATCTTAAAACAGAAACATCTGAAGATTTGTACTCTAAACGAAAAATAAGAGACGAATTTGAAAGTATCCTGCACAGCGACCTTGAAGAATTCACCAAAAATTATGTATTGTTAAAAGAAGAAGTTAAAAATCTTGGAAAACAGTCGATTTCAGAGGAAAATATTGGTGAAAAGAGGAAGGATGATTGA
- a CDS encoding monovalent cation/H+ antiporter subunit E, protein MKLFGFFGYSIVFLKALAEAWIDVVKRSFDGKIDPEVIEINTDINSLMGQVLLASSITLTPGTLTIDLDSENKILKVASISPRTKDEIVPFEPYIKKIFD, encoded by the coding sequence ATGAAGCTTTTTGGATTTTTCGGGTATTCAATCGTTTTTTTAAAGGCTTTAGCCGAAGCATGGATTGATGTAGTTAAAAGAAGTTTTGACGGCAAAATCGATCCAGAAGTTATTGAAATAAACACGGATATAAACAGTTTAATGGGCCAGGTTTTGCTTGCATCGAGCATTACTTTGACTCCTGGAACCCTTACAATTGATCTGGATTCAGAAAATAAAATTTTAAAAGTAGCTTCAATAAGTCCGAGAACAAAAGATGAGATAGTGCCTTTTGAGCCATACATAAAAAAGATTTTTGATTAA
- a CDS encoding CBS domain-containing protein has product MKVKSLMDKKFIKIYPDFTVQTVIDLMYKNKKFSTPIIDNDGKMVGWTTAIDLMIVSDKNIPIKDIMSPIEDVIVVNKNEPAREAVTKIVEYKVISIPVLNDDGQVVGIVRNCDITKTLSKLYDIPVHSIFKSLMGELKGISWEELMNAAAIVTKQTTGEKITGEEYERRIKGSTFGQAIWACGGLEKFFTGLIKIGEVALARKVSCKNVIKK; this is encoded by the coding sequence ATGAAAGTAAAAAGCTTGATGGATAAAAAATTTATTAAAATATATCCTGATTTTACTGTACAGACCGTTATTGACTTAATGTATAAAAATAAGAAATTCAGTACACCAATTATTGATAATGACGGCAAAATGGTTGGTTGGACAACTGCCATTGATTTAATGATCGTTTCTGATAAAAATATTCCAATAAAAGACATTATGAGTCCCATTGAAGACGTAATCGTTGTAAATAAAAACGAACCTGCAAGAGAAGCCGTTACCAAAATTGTAGAATACAAAGTCATAAGCATTCCTGTTTTAAACGATGATGGCCAGGTTGTTGGAATAGTTAGAAACTGCGATATTACAAAAACTCTTTCCAAATTATACGATATTCCCGTACACAGCATCTTTAAATCATTAATGGGTGAATTGAAAGGAATTTCATGGGAAGAATTAATGAATGCCGCCGCAATTGTTACAAAACAGACTACCGGAGAAAAAATTACAGGTGAAGAATACGAAAGAAGAATAAAAGGTTCTACATTCGGACAGGCAATATGGGCTTGCGGAGGACTTGAAAAATTCTTTACAGGACTCATAAAAATCGGTGAAGTTGCACTTGCAAGAAAAGTAAGCTGTAAAAATGTCATAAAAAAATAA
- a CDS encoding DUF356 domain-containing protein, which yields MVLLIIRGDSYEKIKNAIADVHRHAKLTILGKPRIMVPEAADEILEHIVGNIKKPCKKACLVRIEENAPRAIDRIRKIHPPAHIVIVSERHEPYFYLLEDLPKMPLLKGYYKSKSLDSDDEIEESH from the coding sequence ATGGTACTCTTGATTATTAGAGGCGACAGCTACGAAAAAATAAAAAACGCAATAGCTGATGTTCACAGGCATGCTAAATTAACAATACTTGGAAAACCAAGAATAATGGTTCCAGAAGCTGCAGATGAAATTCTTGAACATATTGTTGGAAACATTAAAAAACCATGCAAAAAAGCTTGCCTTGTCAGGATTGAGGAAAATGCACCAAGAGCAATCGATAGGATTAGAAAAATTCACCCTCCTGCACATATCGTAATTGTTAGCGAGAGGCATGAACCTTACTTTTATCTTTTAGAGGACCTTCCAAAAATGCCGCTTTTGAAAGGGTACTACAAAAGTAAAAGTCTTGATTCAGATGATGAAATTGAAGAATCACATTAA
- the ileS gene encoding isoleucine--tRNA ligase gives MKQVKSVNFRELDKKVKEYWKKENTYKKVKALNEHGPEYYFVDGPPYCSGAIHLGTAWNKIIKDTVLRFKRIQGYNVLDKAGWDMHGLPIEVKVENEFNIGSKKDIETKIGTQEFINKCKEFALNHLGHMQGQFENLGVWLDFENAYMPIKRDYMEMGWWTLKKAHEKELLTKDLRSGYWCPRCETSLAEHEVRGEYKEVLDPSVYVKFKLEKSDEYITIWTTTPWTLPSNMLVCVNPEFDYAYVSVEFENGTVETWIIAEKLVNDVMKKAEKNNEISKFSISKVVKGDSLIGLKYIHPLLEENEKQQEFAKIENVHTIVPGDHVTLEGGTGLVHTAPGFGEDDFNIGKEHNIPVYAPIDDNGKYTDSIWKGTFVKDMDESVIETLLSKNLLVNSGKVKHTYPHCWRCKTPLLFRATEQWFLSISKIKDSIIEQGKTVDWVPDWVKTRYVNGVSFVGDWNISRQRYWGIPLPIWICEECGKYEVIGSVGELKERANEKDVDLSDIHKPAVDKITLTCSCGGKMKRTPDVLDVWYDSGLAPYASIGSKKLKKAQFITEGNDQVTKWFYSQHALSAVVFDDTSYEKCMMHGFTLDETGEKMSKSLGNIVSPDDVTDQYGADVLRFYLLSANKAWEDLRFSYSEMDETRSMLNTLWNSYAFSANYMVLDDFVPNNEYFKHVKDEDAWILSRINTVAKEAVEALEKPHLHVYTWALRDFILNDFSRWYIKLIRDRTWMEKNDVQKLSAYQTLYYVIMKLISIMAPVTPHLSEEIYQNLKTEDMPESIFMNKLTIESEFINETLEKDTEIIREIVDSILKGRDKAKYTLRYPITKITLPENIAETVEKYGYIIKEQGNVKEIELKEFEGNITVKPNFKELGKIFRSDVPKVVAAINSVAPSELKEKLKSGNLKVSEYEIKPEYVEFRVEIPENIVGVEFSKGNVYINIEMNDEVIKEGLVREVVRRIQSMRKDMDLDINEKINVKLDGIDFSSDYLSHIANEVRGNFVESLKSDYNQKWTIKTPNEETYDISIDIEKNK, from the coding sequence ATGAAACAAGTTAAATCCGTAAATTTTAGAGAATTAGATAAAAAAGTAAAAGAATACTGGAAAAAAGAAAATACCTACAAAAAAGTAAAAGCATTAAATGAACACGGCCCTGAATACTATTTTGTTGACGGCCCTCCGTACTGTTCTGGTGCAATACACCTTGGAACGGCTTGGAATAAAATTATAAAGGATACAGTTTTAAGATTTAAGAGAATTCAAGGATACAATGTTTTAGATAAAGCTGGATGGGACATGCACGGCCTTCCTATCGAAGTTAAAGTGGAAAATGAATTTAACATCGGCTCCAAAAAAGACATTGAAACAAAAATTGGAACGCAGGAATTTATAAACAAATGTAAAGAGTTTGCATTAAATCACCTCGGACACATGCAAGGACAGTTTGAAAACCTAGGTGTATGGCTCGATTTTGAAAACGCATACATGCCGATCAAAAGAGACTACATGGAAATGGGCTGGTGGACGCTTAAAAAAGCTCATGAAAAAGAATTACTTACAAAAGACTTAAGATCAGGATACTGGTGCCCAAGATGTGAAACTTCGCTTGCTGAACACGAAGTAAGAGGAGAATACAAAGAGGTACTCGATCCTTCAGTTTATGTAAAATTCAAGCTTGAAAAAAGCGATGAATACATCACAATCTGGACCACAACTCCATGGACACTTCCTTCAAACATGCTCGTATGTGTAAATCCGGAATTTGATTACGCTTATGTTAGTGTTGAATTTGAAAATGGAACTGTTGAAACATGGATTATTGCTGAAAAATTAGTAAATGACGTAATGAAAAAGGCTGAAAAAAACAATGAAATTTCAAAATTCAGTATTTCAAAAGTTGTTAAAGGAGATTCGTTAATTGGATTAAAATACATCCACCCACTCCTTGAAGAAAACGAAAAACAGCAAGAATTTGCAAAAATAGAAAATGTGCACACAATTGTTCCAGGAGACCACGTAACTCTCGAAGGTGGAACCGGTTTAGTTCACACCGCACCAGGATTTGGTGAAGACGATTTTAACATTGGTAAAGAACATAATATTCCAGTATACGCACCAATTGATGACAACGGAAAATATACCGATAGTATCTGGAAAGGAACTTTCGTAAAAGATATGGATGAATCAGTTATTGAAACATTGTTATCCAAAAATTTACTCGTAAACTCTGGAAAAGTAAAACACACATACCCGCACTGCTGGAGATGTAAAACACCACTTTTATTCAGGGCAACTGAACAGTGGTTCCTTTCAATCTCAAAAATAAAAGATTCCATCATCGAACAGGGTAAAACTGTTGATTGGGTCCCAGACTGGGTTAAAACAAGATATGTTAACGGTGTAAGCTTTGTTGGAGACTGGAACATCTCAAGACAAAGATACTGGGGAATTCCGCTTCCAATCTGGATCTGTGAAGAATGTGGAAAATATGAAGTAATCGGTTCAGTTGGTGAATTAAAAGAAAGAGCTAACGAAAAAGATGTAGATTTAAGCGACATCCACAAACCTGCCGTTGATAAAATTACACTTACATGTTCCTGCGGCGGAAAAATGAAAAGAACCCCTGATGTATTAGATGTCTGGTACGACAGTGGTTTGGCACCATATGCTTCAATTGGATCTAAAAAGCTTAAAAAAGCTCAATTTATTACCGAAGGAAACGATCAGGTTACAAAATGGTTCTACTCACAGCATGCATTGAGTGCAGTTGTATTTGACGATACTTCTTACGAAAAATGTATGATGCACGGATTCACTCTTGATGAAACCGGAGAAAAAATGAGTAAATCATTAGGAAACATTGTAAGCCCTGACGATGTTACAGACCAGTACGGTGCAGATGTTTTAAGGTTCTATCTTTTAAGTGCAAACAAAGCTTGGGAAGATTTAAGATTTTCATACTCGGAAATGGATGAAACCAGAAGTATGTTAAATACACTCTGGAATTCATACGCATTTTCTGCAAACTACATGGTTCTTGATGATTTCGTTCCAAATAACGAATATTTCAAGCATGTAAAAGATGAAGATGCATGGATATTGAGCAGAATAAATACTGTCGCTAAAGAAGCTGTTGAAGCTTTAGAGAAACCCCATTTACACGTGTACACGTGGGCACTTAGGGATTTCATACTCAACGACTTTTCAAGATGGTATATTAAATTAATTCGTGACAGAACATGGATGGAGAAAAATGACGTGCAGAAATTATCTGCATACCAGACTCTGTACTACGTGATCATGAAATTAATTTCAATAATGGCTCCGGTAACACCTCACCTTTCAGAAGAAATCTACCAGAACTTGAAAACTGAAGATATGCCTGAAAGCATCTTCATGAACAAGTTAACAATTGAATCTGAATTCATAAATGAAACTTTGGAAAAAGATACCGAAATTATTCGTGAAATTGTAGATTCAATCCTCAAAGGAAGAGATAAAGCAAAATACACACTAAGATATCCGATTACAAAAATAACGCTTCCTGAAAACATTGCTGAAACTGTTGAAAAATATGGATACATCATAAAAGAACAGGGCAACGTAAAAGAAATCGAATTAAAAGAATTTGAAGGAAATATAACTGTAAAACCAAACTTCAAAGAACTTGGAAAAATCTTCAGAAGCGATGTTCCAAAAGTTGTTGCTGCGATAAATTCAGTAGCACCTAGCGAACTAAAAGAAAAATTGAAATCTGGAAACTTAAAAGTTTCAGAATATGAAATAAAACCAGAATACGTTGAATTCAGGGTTGAAATTCCTGAAAACATTGTCGGTGTTGAATTCTCAAAAGGAAACGTTTACATTAACATTGAGATGAACGATGAAGTAATCAAAGAAGGATTGGTTAGAGAAGTTGTTAGAAGAATCCAGTCCATGAGAAAAGATATGGATTTAGATATTAACGAAAAAATCAATGTAAAATTAGACGGAATTGATTTCAGTAGTGATTATTTAAGCCATATTGCAAATGAAGTTAGAGGAAACTTCGTTGAAAGTTTAAAATCTGATTACAATCAAAAATGGACTATTAAAACGCCAAATGAAGAAACTTACGATATTTCAATCGATATTGAAAAAAATAAATAA
- a CDS encoding HTH domain-containing protein, whose amino-acid sequence MSNLINIPKYSRKIDFWTFLEKAFEKNVKIDLGHFKIICMFLDVMDIYESLSKDTSKKEARKTLEKEGIFSKNSEYISGEYLKKHIDRDSRVAVHNRINDLRKLEFTIETKPGPLGGYKLLETPDWFLNEE is encoded by the coding sequence ATGTCTAATCTTATAAATATTCCTAAATACAGTAGGAAAATTGATTTCTGGACTTTCCTTGAAAAAGCATTTGAAAAAAATGTTAAAATCGACCTTGGACACTTTAAAATCATCTGCATGTTTCTTGATGTTATGGATATCTACGAAAGTTTGAGTAAAGATACATCTAAAAAAGAAGCGAGGAAAACGCTTGAAAAGGAAGGAATCTTTTCTAAAAATTCAGAATACATTTCAGGAGAATATTTAAAAAAACATATTGATAGAGACAGCAGGGTTGCAGTTCACAACAGAATCAATGATTTAAGAAAACTGGAATTTACTATTGAAACCAAGCCTGGGCCGCTTGGAGGATATAAATTATTAGAAACCCCGGACTGGTTTTTAAACGAAGAATAA
- a CDS encoding RNA ligase partner protein → MQKQRFCLDTTAITDSDVRKSLGVSNISESAEKIMDIIAQARVQLDISCHIPYDTVYKELVGFLTREGCAPETLIKVDTWLVKKTPNRYEIKIPAEIFYEYVKDLRERINKGMRISENAMYETALEAYILSKPDEKDREDVLNEVLSKTVNSFRVKYRNALRGGTLDSAPDLDVLLLAKELDAAVVANDEGIEKWAQRLGLRFVNARDFPFILQEYLDLWDKK, encoded by the coding sequence TTGCAAAAACAAAGATTTTGCCTTGATACAACTGCAATTACTGATAGTGACGTTAGAAAATCGTTAGGTGTTTCAAATATTTCAGAATCTGCAGAAAAAATAATGGATATTATCGCACAGGCACGGGTACAGCTCGATATTTCATGCCATATTCCTTATGATACTGTTTATAAAGAACTTGTTGGTTTTTTAACTCGTGAAGGGTGTGCCCCTGAAACATTGATAAAAGTAGACACGTGGCTTGTCAAAAAAACCCCAAACAGGTACGAAATAAAAATTCCTGCCGAAATATTTTATGAATATGTAAAAGATTTAAGGGAAAGAATAAATAAAGGGATGAGAATAAGTGAAAACGCAATGTATGAAACAGCCTTGGAAGCATACATACTCTCAAAACCTGACGAAAAAGATAGGGAAGACGTGTTAAACGAAGTCCTGTCAAAAACAGTTAATAGTTTTAGGGTCAAATACCGAAATGCACTTCGAGGAGGTACACTTGACAGTGCCCCTGACTTAGATGTTCTTTTGTTAGCAAAAGAGCTCGATGCAGCAGTTGTTGCAAACGATGAAGGTATTGAAAAATGGGCTCAAAGACTCGGGCTTAGATTCGTCAACGCAAGAGATTTTCCATTCATACTTCAAGAATATCTTGATTTATGGGATAAAAAGTAA
- a CDS encoding 4Fe-4S binding protein, translating to MIDMVSKILKKYFDNLDIKFELDSQYISNKIEINPELCILCNRCLEVCPVTAISSNFPEVPDIDNKCVYCNTCVETCPVDAIKITKTRVRVEQGNLIIENRLKSKKLDYNRKKCVMCLVCTKNCPFGAISESDDNISFDMDKCVLCGHCEEICPAKAIKLE from the coding sequence ATGATTGATATGGTATCGAAAATTCTTAAAAAATATTTTGATAATTTGGATATCAAATTTGAACTTGACAGCCAGTACATCAGTAACAAAATCGAGATAAATCCAGAACTCTGCATATTGTGCAATAGATGCCTTGAAGTGTGTCCGGTAACTGCAATCAGCTCGAACTTTCCAGAAGTTCCAGATATTGATAATAAATGTGTCTACTGCAACACATGCGTTGAAACATGTCCTGTTGATGCGATAAAAATTACTAAAACTAGAGTAAGGGTAGAACAGGGCAATTTAATAATTGAAAATCGATTAAAAAGTAAAAAATTAGACTATAATCGAAAAAAATGTGTAATGTGTTTAGTATGTACTAAAAACTGTCCGTTTGGAGCAATATCTGAATCTGATGATAATATTTCTTTCGATATGGATAAATGCGTACTCTGCGGACATTGCGAAGAGATATGCCCTGCAAAAGCGATTAAACTTGAATAA